The Bacteroidota bacterium genome segment TAATTGGGATGAGGCTAACCAAAAAGGACATTACGGCCTTATTAATATGCAGGCTCGGGCAAAGGAAACGGAGGCTGAACTTATTATTAAGGCTGAAAAAGGAAAAGGAACTACCCTTATTTTACAACTAAAATAGTGCATTTGCTGTATTGATGAATTACAACCATATGGAGACTTTTGATAGCAAAAAAAATAAAATCATGCACATTGCTATTGTTGATGATAAACAACCCAATAGGGTATCGTTACAAGAAAAACTAAGTTTTCTGAAAGACATAAACGTTGTTTTTTTAGCCGCTAATGGCGAAGACTTTTTAAACCAGATAAAAGCACAAAAACAAACCATTGATGTAGTGTTAATGGATATAGACATGCCCCTCATGAACGGCATAGAAGCCGTAAATATTGCTACCGGCTTATACCCTGATACCAAGTTTTTGATGCTCACTGTTTTTGATGATGATGACAAAATATTTGAAGCCATTAAAGCCGGAGCCATTGGCTATTTGCTAAAAGATGAAAACGTAGATAAAATAATAGATGCCCTTTGGCAAATTGTTGAATATGGAGGTTCGCCCATGAGCCCGCGTATAGCCCGTAAAGCATTACAGTTGTTAATGGGTGCCAAAATAGAAAAGAAACAAGTAGAAGAAACTGTTTTATCACCACGCGAAATGGATATATTAAAGGGTTTGGTAGATGGTTTGGATTATAAAAGTGTGGCAGAAAAACTATTTATCAGTCCGCATACCGTTAGAACACATATTACCAAAATATACCAAAAGCTGCATGTAAACAGTAAAATACAAGCTGTTAACTTAGCCGTTAAAAACAGGTGGTTTTAACAGGTAAATTGCTTTCGGAATAATTCTTAGGTTAGCATAGCAATAATACTTACCTTTCGCCCTTTATTTTTTACATTATCAATAACATGGCAATAGAAGCAAACAAAGTAGTAACGCTTAGTTACAAGCTATCAGACAATAAAACAGGAGTACAAATT includes the following:
- a CDS encoding response regulator transcription factor; amino-acid sequence: MHIAIVDDKQPNRVSLQEKLSFLKDINVVFLAANGEDFLNQIKAQKQTIDVVLMDIDMPLMNGIEAVNIATGLYPDTKFLMLTVFDDDDKIFEAIKAGAIGYLLKDENVDKIIDALWQIVEYGGSPMSPRIARKALQLLMGAKIEKKQVEETVLSPREMDILKGLVDGLDYKSVAEKLFISPHTVRTHITKIYQKLHVNSKIQAVNLAVKNRWF